The following coding sequences lie in one Yamadazyma tenuis chromosome 3, complete sequence genomic window:
- a CDS encoding uncharacterized protein (COG:V; MEROPS:MER0034665; EggNog:ENOG503NXDM; CAZy:CE10), with the protein MAQYKYTLQEDYSFAGGIPEPPFTIHKSMQGKLDPKYVEFFNTNLAHNSNLMATHRVPLQDIRASGNVIPGQSPLADVKETFDIEIPRVHTSGPPIPARVFVPNGNPPAGGFPLFIWYHGGGWVLGGISTENSYCTNAAELAQCVVVTVDYRLAPEDPFPACVDDAYEAAIWGLASAPTILGINGTKVAVGGSSAGGNLTAIVTNKYASSPLAQTLPPLAFQVQVVPVTDNTATAETQPSWGENEFTAQLPAEKMLWYRRLYLPNPEDAGKPESSPLFYSDESMAKVPPCFIAASECDILRSEAEAYAAKLKKNGVDTTIVIYKGMPHTTMVMDAVMDQGRQLVADTTGALKKAFYG; encoded by the coding sequence atggCCCAATACAAGTACACTCTCCAGGAAGACTACTCCTTTGCTGGAGGCATTCCAGAACCCCCATTCACCATCCACAAGTCTATGCAAGGAAAGCTTGACCCCAAATATGTGGAGTTTTTCAATACCAACTTGGCCCATAATTCTAACCTTATGGCCACCCACCGGGTGCCACTTCAAGACATACGCGCATCAGGGAATGTCATTCCCGGACAGAGCCCGTTGGCAGACGTGAAGGAAACGTTCGATATCGAGATTCCGCGAGTCCACACCTCTGGTCCCCCCATTCCTGCTCGAGTATTTGTCCCCAATGGTAACCCACCTGCTGGAGGGTTCCCACTCTTTATCTGGTATCACGGTGGGGGCTGGGTGCTTGGTGGTATTAGCACTGAAAACTCCTATTGTACCAACGCAGCCGAACTCGCCCAATGTGTGGTGGTGACGGTGGACTATCGGTTGGCCCCTGAAGACCCATTTCCTGCATGTGTAGATGATGCTTATGAAGCTGCAATCTGGGGGCTTGCATCAGCCCCCACCATCTTGGGAATCAATGGCACCAAGGTTGCAGTGGGGGGTTCTTCTGCTGGTGGAAACTTGACTGCCATTGTCACAAACAAGTACGCTTCATCCCCGCTAGCACAAACCTTACCTCCATTGGCATTCCAGGTACAAGTAGTTCCTGTCACTGACAACACTGCCACTGCTGAAACCCAGCCATCATGGGGGGAAAATGAGTTCACCGCCCAGTTGCCAGCCGAAAAAATGTTGTGGTACAGAAGATTATACTTGCCCAATCCTGAAGACGCAGGTAAGCCGGAGTCTTCTCCGTTGTTCTACTCCGATGAAAGTATGGCCAAAGTTCCACCATGTTTTATTGCTGCTTCTGAGTGTGATATTTTGCGGAGCGAAGCTGAAGCGTATGCggccaaattgaagaaaaacgGTGTGGATACCACCATCGTCATCTACAAGGGCATGCCACATACGACGATGGTGATGGATGCAGTGATGGACCAAGGCCGGCAGTTGGTGGCAGATACCACTGGGGCCTTGAAAAAGGCTTTCTATGGTTAA
- a CDS encoding pyridoxal 5-phosphate (PLP)-dependent D-serine dehydratase (COG:E; EggNog:ENOG503NV75) has protein sequence MLFPADFTPLADKAKLLEAFKGKKLADLPTPSFIVDKSRFKTNSEKMLTNAHKLNADFRAHVKTHKTVEGTRLQLGSSELTTDKIVVSTLLEAWSLMPLVEEGLIKDILFSLPVVKSRLTELSQLADKIPSLRVMLDNADQLDVLADFNKQNPGTKKWSVFVKINMGTNRAGLINDSEFLATTLKKLAEAHVKEAVEVYGFYCHAGHSYASDSESTAKSFLLEEIKHANKAAKAAMSIDPSLHLQISVGATPTAHASEILTVEELEAAVGEKLSGNLELHAGNYPFCDLQQVATGCVTHDNVSCKVLAEVVSTYETRGDKGPGEQLINAGVIALAREFGPLPGHGRVVEPKGYENWIVGRLSQEHGILVPLDSDVETKFIPHGTKISVYPQHSCITAAAYPWYYVTDGGDVVEDIWVPARGW, from the coding sequence atgtTATTTCCAGCAGACTTCACTCCCTTGGCCGACAAAGCCAAGCTCCTCGAAGCCTTCAAAGGCAAGAAACTCGCCGACTTGCCGACTCCTTCGTTTATTGTCGACAAGTCCCGGTTCAAAACTAATAGCGAAAAGATGCTCACCAACGCCCACAAGTTAAATGCTGATTTCAGAGCCCATGTCAAAACTCACAAGACGGTGGAAGGTACACGGTTGCAATTGGGATCTTCTGAATTGACAACCGACAAGATTGTTGTTTCGACTTTGTTGGAGGCATGGAGCTTGATGCctttggtggaagaaggTTTGATTAAAGATATCCTTTTCAGTTTGCCAGTGGTGAAATCAAGACTTACTGAATTAAGCCAATTGGCGGACAAGATACCAAGTTTACGGGTGATGTTGGACAATGCCGACCAATTGGATGTTTTGGCTGACTTTAACAAGCAAAATCCTGGGACTAAGAAGTGGTCTGTATttgtcaaaatcaatatgGGCACCAACCGAGCTGGATTGATCAACGACTCGGAGTTTTTAGCCACCACcttaaagaagttggcGGAAGCTCATGTTAAGGAAGCGGTGGAAGTTTACGGATTCTACTGTCATGCTGGGCACTCCTATGCATCTGATTCTGAAAGCACGGCAAAGAGttttttgttggaagagaTCAAACACGCCAACAAGGCTGCCAAGGCTGCCATGAGCATAGATCCTAGTCTCCATTTGCAGATATCGGTGGGGGCTACCCCCACTGCCCATGCTTCTGAGATATTGACggtggaagagttggaggCAGCAGTTGGTGAAAAGTTGTCAGGGAACTTGGAGTTGCACGCCGGTAACTATCCGTTCTGTGACCTTCAGCAGGTGGCCACTGGCTGTGTGACCCACGACAATGTCTCGTGCAAGGTCCTTGCTGAGGTGGTATCTACCTACGAGACAAGAGGAGATAAAGGTCCAGGTGAGCAGTTGATTAACGCGGGAGTTATTGCGTTGGCCCGGGAGTTTGGCCCTTTACCTGGCCATGGAAGAGTGGTTGAACCCAAGGGATACGAGAATTGGATTGTGGGAAGATTGAGCCAGGAGCACGGGATCTTAGTGCCTTTGGACAGCGACGTGGAGACGAAGTTCATTCCTCACGGAACGAAGATTTCTGTATACCCCCAGCATAGCTGTATCACTGCTGCGGCGTACCCGTGGTACTACGTGACGGATGGGGGAGACGTGGTGGAGGACATCTGGGTTCCTGCCAGGGGATGGTGA
- a CDS encoding dihydrodipicolinate synthase (COG:E; EggNog:ENOG503NVF0): MTISSHTIPAGVYTPITTFFKSDSRYTLDLETQARHAQFLYNSGIKGLVVAGSIGEAGHMTRTERYALVAAIRAAVPDPAFKLIAGAPPLGCVQEAIEESHSAKEAGADFVILLVPGYFGPHLTSQEGIIEYFTQVADGSSLPVMIYNYPGTCNNITLTIESFRDLAKHPNISGVKLTHFNLDLYALLGKDKEICEANNFRPFTGLGQVLIPGLSVGLYGTIDGLSGIFPKTMLKLYSLFQEGKLKEAADLQFLVTKADQMLADLNLVGAKVALHKYYGFGDCLTGRPPLCRGVDEKAYAKYTADMDAIHAIEQLL; this comes from the coding sequence ATGACTATCAGCTCCCACACCATTCCCGCAGGGGTCTACACTCCTATCACCACTTTTTTCAAAAGTGACTCTCGCTACACTTTAGACTTGGAAACTCAGGCCCGACACGCCCAGTTCCTCTATAACAGCGGTATCAAAGGCCTTGTGGTGGCAGGTTCCATCGGGGAGGCTGGTCACATGACCAGGACCGAAAGATATGCGTTGGTGGCGGCTATCAGAGCAGCGGTCCCAGATCCCGCTTTCAAACTTATTGCAGGAGCGCCTCCATTGGGTTGCGTACaagaagccattgaagAGTCACATAGTGCAAAAGAAGCTGGTGCCGACTTTGTTATCCTCTTGGTGCCTGGGTATTTTGGCCCCCATTTGACCTCCCAGGAAGGAATCATTGAATATTTCACCCAGGTTGCCGACGGCTCCAGTTTGCCGGTGATGATCTACAATTATCCAGGAACTTGCAACAATATCACTCTCACTATCGAGTCTTTCAGAGATTTGGCCAAACATCCCAACATTTCTGGTGTTAAGTTAACccacttcaacttggacttgtacGCTTTGTTGGGTAAAGACAAAGAGATTTGTGAAGCTAATAACTTCCGGCCGTTCACTGGGTTGGGTCAGGTACTTATTCCTGGTTTGTCTGTAGGACTTTACGGCACCATCGACGGGTTGTCAGGGATTTTCCCCAAGACGATGTTGAAGCTCTACAGCTTGTTTCAGGAAGGTAAATTGAAGGAAGCAGCTGACTTGCAGTTTTTGGTGACTAAGGCTGACCAGATGTTGGCtgatttgaacttggtagGAGCTAAGGTTGCCCTTCACAAGTATTATGGGTTTGGTGACTGCTTAACGGGAAGACCACCCTTGTGTCGTGGGGTGGATGAGAAAGCTTACGCAAAGTACACTGCCGATATGGATGCAATTCATGCTATCGAGCAGTTATTGTAG
- a CDS encoding uncharacterized protein (COG:S; EggNog:ENOG503P3CR) translates to MASPNIFEYTIPELLDLETDEALQFSQFDNEIAWKLGCFARRLSLEKFPSSAVVIDIALVNNQILFHATTKSGTTLDNDQWVERKKRTVQRLGTSSFVVGQHLRQKKTSMEDALFISSRDYASHGGCVPIKVKGFDGLVGTLTISGLPQDQDHLLALETLREFNKGD, encoded by the coding sequence ATGGCTAGTCCAAACATCTTTGAATACACCATCCCTGAATTGCTCGACTTAGAAACCGATGAAGCTCTTCAATTCAGTCAATTCGACAATGAGATTGCCTGGAAACTCGGCTGCTTTGCCCGTAGACTCagtcttgaaaaattccCATCCAGTGCCGTTGTCATCGACATTGCGTTGGTCAACAATCAAATTTTATTTCACGCAACCACCAAGTCTGGTACCACGTTGGATAACGACCAATGGGTCGAGAGAAAGAAGCGGACGGTGCAGCGCCTAGGTACTTCCAGCTTTGTGGTGGGCCAACACTTGAGACAAAAGAAGACGTCGATGGAAGACGCCTTGTTCATCTCATCTAGGGACTATGCTTCGCATGGTGGATGTGTTCCTATCAAAGTAAAGGGTTTTGATGGGTTGGTGGGAACCTTGACTATCAGTGGGTTGCCTCAGGACCAAGATCATTTGTTGGCGTTGGAAACCTTGAGAGAGTTCAACAAGGGAGATTAG